From the genome of Candidatus Acidiferrales bacterium:
CGTGATTGAATCACCGGTGTGAACGCCCATAGAATCAAAATTTTCGATCGAGCAGACGATGACGACGTTGTCTCTCCTGTCACGCATCACCTCAAGCTCAAATTCTTTCCAGCCGATGACCGATTCCTCGACGAGTATTTCGCTGATCGGGCTGACGGAGAGTCCATGCCGCGCCATTTCTCTAAACTCTTCGATGTTGTAGGCGACACCGCCGCCCATTCCGCCAAGCGTGAACGAAGGACGAATAATCGCAGGGAAGCCCACATGATCGACGATATTCATCGCCTGTTCCAAAGTTCGGACGAAGCCGCCGCGCGGCACTTCCAGGCCGGCCGAAGTTACGGTATCTTTGAAAAGTTCTCTGTCTTCCGCTTTGTTGATCGCGCTGAGGTTTGCCCCGATCATCTCCACGCCGTTCTTCCCGAGCGCGCCCGACTCGGCAAGATTGACGGCGATATTCAGCGCTGTTTGTCCGCCCATCGTCGGAAGAAGTGCGTCCGGTTTTTCGATCTCAATGATTTTTCTAACGAACTCTGGTGTGAGAGGCTCGATGTAAGTCACGTCGGCAAGCTCGGGGTCGGTCATAATTGTTGCGGGGTTGCTGTTGACGAGGATGACCTTGTAGCCGAGTTTACGGAGAACCTTGCAAGCCTGTGTGCCGGAATAGTCGAACTCGCAAGCCTGGCCGATAACGATCGGCCCACTTCCGATTATCAGGATGGAATTTATATCTTCGCGCTTAGGCAATACTTCTCATTTGTTTTCGTCTGAAAATTTAATTATAGGAGGAAGTTTAATCAAGGAGAGTGATCAGACAAAAACCTGCGGACCGAGAATCAGATTCTGTTTTGTAATCCTCTCATTTCTTCCAGCCGCGCTCTTGCACCCGGATCTGATTCGAAATGCTTTAAGAGTCTCTCGCAGGGATAGTCGTCACAGAAGGCACAGCTCTCGAGCCGATGTTCGATTGCACATTTTCTGATTTCACATTTTGCGCAGCCAGAAAAAAGCCTGATGCCCGCCCGGCACCCATCGCAATCGGTGATGTCTTGAATTCGGTAGGACATCCCGTACTGTTCCGCACAGATTTTTGCTATCGCGGCTCTCATCAACTGCTGCCTGGGTTTGTCTTCTTCCAGAGTGGCGAGATGAATGGGGCAGGTGTCGCATGACAGCCCGCAATAAGCGACCATCGCATCCATGTTGGCTCCTATTCTCCACAAAATTTACTCGCTTGCGGCGTGAACTGCAACTTCCCAAAATCACACAAGGACTGTTTGTTTTTGGAGAATGCTTTGTTTAAAATATCACGAAACGAAACGAGGGCTGATAGAAATGAAACACTCAGAACCGAAAGAAACCGCCAATCGTCCGGAGACTTCCCCGAGCGCTGACAAGAGCAGACGAGACGCGATGAAGATAATAAGGACTCTCGAAGAGTTCCGTAATCCCGAAAATGTGGCGGGCATGGCTCGATTCGGAATTAGCTCGCAAAATACTCTTGGAGTTCCGATGCCTGTGCTTCGGGATTTAGCTAAGGAAGTTTGCCGCGATCCACTTCTCAATGACAACAATCACGGTCTTGCTCTGGAATTATGGAAAACCGGAGTTCATGAAGCGAGGATTCTCGCCGGTCTAATCGATGATTCTGAACTGGTCACCGAACCACAAATGGAAACCTGGGCAGGCGATTTCGATTCATGGGATGTATGCGATCAGGTGTGCAGCAACTTATTCGACAGAACTGCATTTGCGATCAAGAAGGCGGATCGGTGGGCTAAAAGAGAAGAGGAGTTTGTGAAGAGAGC
Proteins encoded in this window:
- a CDS encoding DNA alkylation repair protein, which encodes MKHSEPKETANRPETSPSADKSRRDAMKIIRTLEEFRNPENVAGMARFGISSQNTLGVPMPVLRDLAKEVCRDPLLNDNNHGLALELWKTGVHEARILAGLIDDSELVTEPQMETWAGDFDSWDVCDQVCSNLFDRTAFAIKKADRWAKREEEFVKRAGFVLMAALAVHDKSGDDKVFLNFLPIIKREATDERNFVRKAVNWALRGIGKRNKILNKAAVKTAKEIQRMDSKTAKWIASDALRELTSTAVLKRLTKVKSKKSKVKKT
- the carB gene encoding carbamoyl-phosphate synthase large subunit — encoded protein: MPKREDINSILIIGSGPIVIGQACEFDYSGTQACKVLRKLGYKVILVNSNPATIMTDPELADVTYIEPLTPEFVRKIIEIEKPDALLPTMGGQTALNIAVNLAESGALGKNGVEMIGANLSAINKAEDRELFKDTVTSAGLEVPRGGFVRTLEQAMNIVDHVGFPAIIRPSFTLGGMGGGVAYNIEEFREMARHGLSVSPISEILVEESVIGWKEFELEVMRDRRDNVVIVCSIENFDSMGVHTGDSITVAPAQTLTDREYQKMRDWAKKVIRAVGVETGGSNIQFAINPVDGRMVVIEMNPRVSRSSALASKATGFPIAKIAAMLAAGYTLDEIPNDITKKTPASFEPSIDYVVVKIPRWDFEKFKGADDTLGVQMKSVGEAMAIGSTFKEALQKALRSLEQGRFGIGGDGKDKYDFSKLKDTMVQEAKRVIANQLKRTTPDNIFYLRYALQAGLSVEEIFELTKIDPWFLKNVKEIVDFENKLRENFYVEA